A window from Cryptomeria japonica chromosome 1, Sugi_1.0, whole genome shotgun sequence encodes these proteins:
- the LOC131042626 gene encoding alpha carbonic anhydrase 7-like — PGNVETEDEREFTYVVGEERGPDHWGELHEEWSACGNGRQQSPIDVVKERAKIYPDLGQLRRIYRPANATLVNRGHDIMLKWPTGAGSIEIEGRRYQLNQCHWHSPAEHTVNGRRYPLEMHLVHESEDNKIAVVGILYTYGRPDTFLAELMDEIASISDMEPPDEALGIVNPRHIKVGSRKYYRYNGSLTTPPCTEGVTWNIVHKVRTVSREQIRALHEAIHDEHEKNARPIQSTNGRIVKMYKPDNPQLH, encoded by the exons CCTGGAAATGTGGAAACAGAGGATGAGAGAGAATTTACGTACGTAGTGGGCGAGGAGAGAGGGCCAGATCACTGGGGAGAGTTGCATGAAGAATGGAGTGCCTGTGGAAATGGGCGGCAGCAATCTCCCATTGATGTGGTGAAGGAGAGGGCTAAAATATATCCTGATCTGGGCCAACTGCGCAGGATTTATCGCCCTGCAAATGCAACCCTCGTCAACAGAGGCCATGATATTATG TTGAAGTGGCCTACAGGCGCTGGCAGTATTGAGATAGAGGGTAGAAGATATCAGCTTAATCAATGTCATTGGCACTCCCCAGCTGAGCATACTGTAAATGGCAGAAG GTATCCTCTAGAAATGCATCTtgtacatgaatcagaagacaacaAAATTGCAGTTGTTGGAATTCTTTACACTTATGGACGGCCTGATACCTTTCTTGCAGAG TTAATGGATGAAATTGCCTCCATTTCTGATATGGAGCCTCCAGATGAAGCCCTCGGTATAGTTAATCCCAGGCACATCAAAGTGGGTAGTAGGAAGTATTATCGTTACAATGGATCTCTCACAACTCCACCTTGCACTGAGGGAGTCACTTGGAACATCGTCCACAAG GTGAGGACTGTATCACGAGAACAAATCAGAGCTCTGCATGAGGCAATACACGAT GAACATGAAAAGAATGCACGACCCATCCAATCTACAAACGGAAGAATAGTGAAAATGTACAAACCTGACAATCCTCAATTACATTAA